Genomic DNA from Chloroflexota bacterium:
ACGCCTTCGAGTCCTTCCTCGGCGATGGCCTGGCCGATGAGCGCCGCGCTTTCTACTTTCTCTTCAGCACCGAAGATCAAAAAGAAGGCATGAAAGCCTTCTTGGAAAAACGTCAAGCCGAATGGAAGGGGCGCTGAGAAATTTTAGGCTATACTATCGGCCATCATGGTTCCACTTGAGTCATTAACAATCCGGCGGCTTCCCCTCACCACTCCGGGCCGGGTGGGCTACCGCGACCTGGTGCGCGGTTTGCGCGAAGTGGGTCTCACACGCCACAGCCGGGTTGTTGTTCATTCATCGCTTTCGTCGTTTGGGCAAGTGGCCGGGGGCGCGGCCACTATTGTCGGCGCGCTCACGGCGGTGTGTCGCACCGTCGTCGTTCCCACGTTTACTTACCAAACTCTCGTCGTCCCTGAAGTCGGGCCGGAGCTGAACGGAATGGATTATGGCTCCAACGGCAGTTACTCGCCCGAATTCTGGCGGCCTAACCTGCCGGCGCATCTCGATATCGGCTTGGTCCCCAACACCCTGCTCGGCCACTGGGCGGCTAAGCGCAGTTCGCATCCGGTGCTCTCGTTTGCCGCCGCCGGCCCCGACGCCGACGAACTGCTGGCCGGGCAAACCCTCGACGATCCGTTCGCGCCGCTTAAATGGCTGGCCGAGCGTTCCGGCGACGTGCTTCTGCTCGGCGTCACCCACCGGGTCAACACCACCATTCACGTCGCCGAAGAGCGTGCTGGGCGCAAGCCGTTTGTGCGTTGGGCGCTCACCCCGCAAAAGATCGTCGAGCTCGCCTGGCCCAACGACTCCTCGGGCTTCGACGCCATTACCGACGCCATCAACCCTCACGTGATTCGCGGCCAGATTGGCCTGGCCAATGTTCAACGAATCCCGGCGGTCAAGCTCATCGAGGTCGCCGAGGCTCTAATTCAAAAAGACCCCACCGCCCTCCTCTGCCACAACCCGGACTGCGAGCGTTGCCGGGATGCGAGGGCGCGCCTAACCCAAATATGATGACAACCTACAAAAGTCTCATTACCCGCAAGCTTGAGCTTCTCACCTGGTATTTTCCCCTAATCCTCTTTTGCCTCCTGGCCCTCTGGCTCAGAACTGCGTATCTCACTAACGATCTCCCAACCAACTCCAGCCCCGACGAGCCATATTATTTTCAGTGGGCTAAAGCCATCCGGGAAACCGGCTTGCCGAGCGTCGAAAATGGGCTGGGCTATCCGCCCGCTTTGCTCTACATGCTGGCCGGAGAGCAAATTATCGTCGAAGCGGTCCGAGGGGAAAAACTTATTCCTGCCTTTGACTACTTTGTGGTTGCCCGGGTTGTGAGTAGTATCTTCGGCTTTGCCAGCGTAGTGGTCTCCGGCCTGGTCGGTCGTCAACTGGGGAAGTCGAAAGTGGTGGGCCTCGTGGCCGCTTTGATGGCTACGATTTGGCCGGTGATGGTTGAGGCAGGCCGGCGGGGCATGGCGAACGCGCCCTGGCTCTTCTTCAGCTTGCTCACATTTATCTGCTTATACAAAGGCCGCGACCATAGGCGAATTGTTTGGCTTTATCTGGCTCTGGCGGCTGGCATCCTGTCATTTCTGTTTAAGTACCAAACCGGCGTTGCCCTGATCCTGCCATTCATTTATGCGCTTCTCTATTTTCGCGGCCTCAAGACCAGACTCGCGCCGCACCTGATCGCCTGGAGCGGCGCACTGCTTGCCCTGACGCTTTGGCTTGTGTTCTACTACCAACTCTTCAACCTGGTCAATTTGCCCGGCAACGGCGCGATCAAGCACATCACGGCTGATGGCAAACTCGTTGGCCTGCAATCATGGGAGATCAATATCCGTATCATCGCTGGTGTCGTGGCCGGCAACTGGTATTTGTGGGGTGCAGGGATCGCAACCGGAATCGCCCTCTATACCCTGATCACCAAAAAGTGGAACGAGTTGATTGACGGCGGTCTGGCGCTCAGTTTCGCTGGCTTCATCTTGATGTTTTATTTGTTGATGTCAGTGGCGCCGCCTTTTCCGCATGAAATTTACTGGATACCACTGACCTCGGCTTTTTATCTTCTGGGGGTGGCCGGGATGGCGGCCATTTTGAGGATAGTCAGCCATATCGTTGCAAAAGCCGCCGATGCTAAATGGAGCCGAATAACAGAGATTGTTTCTTTGGCTACGCTGGTGGCATTCAATGCGCCATTCATTTACACTCGGGGCCAAGAGCTTATCTGGATTTATGAACATGCCTGGAGCAAACCATACACCGTCAAGTTGCTGGACGAGTGGTTCGATCAGCATGTGCCGCAGGGCGGGCGCGTTGTCTCCGAGCGAATCAAAATGCCCGACTGGTATATTTACGCGCCGCCTCTCTTTCATCGCTATGTTGCCGACAGCATCTTTGCTGAGTCGGTAGGAAGTTATCGGTCTCGCGGTTATGAATATCTGATCTGGAACAGCATGACCAGTAATCCGACAGACAGTCTGGCCGACCTTGATGCAGAGTCAAACAAGGCATATCTGGACGATGTCAAAGAGGTTCTACGCCTGACCGGGGAAAATGTGGCCGGGATGGATATTGTGGTCTACCAACTTCCGCCGCTTCAAGAGCACCCGCTTTACTTTTGGTTTGGCGACAGGATTTCTTTCCGGGGCTTCGACCTGAATAGAGAGACCCTCAAGCCGGGAGATGAATTGCAACTGACATTGTACTGGATGTCAGTGATGCAAACGCCCGCCAACTACATTGTCTTTGTCCACGTTTTGGCCGCCGACGGCAAGACGTTGCTGGTGGGGCAAGACGGGCCACCCGACAACGGCAACCGCCCCACCTGGTCGTGGCGCGGAGATATGGACTTTGTCACTGATCAGCACGCCCTCGCCATC
This window encodes:
- a CDS encoding AAC(3) family N-acetyltransferase, which translates into the protein MVPLESLTIRRLPLTTPGRVGYRDLVRGLREVGLTRHSRVVVHSSLSSFGQVAGGAATIVGALTAVCRTVVVPTFTYQTLVVPEVGPELNGMDYGSNGSYSPEFWRPNLPAHLDIGLVPNTLLGHWAAKRSSHPVLSFAAAGPDADELLAGQTLDDPFAPLKWLAERSGDVLLLGVTHRVNTTIHVAEERAGRKPFVRWALTPQKIVELAWPNDSSGFDAITDAINPHVIRGQIGLANVQRIPAVKLIEVAEALIQKDPTALLCHNPDCERCRDARARLTQI
- a CDS encoding glycosyltransferase family 39 protein; the encoded protein is MMTTYKSLITRKLELLTWYFPLILFCLLALWLRTAYLTNDLPTNSSPDEPYYFQWAKAIRETGLPSVENGLGYPPALLYMLAGEQIIVEAVRGEKLIPAFDYFVVARVVSSIFGFASVVVSGLVGRQLGKSKVVGLVAALMATIWPVMVEAGRRGMANAPWLFFSLLTFICLYKGRDHRRIVWLYLALAAGILSFLFKYQTGVALILPFIYALLYFRGLKTRLAPHLIAWSGALLALTLWLVFYYQLFNLVNLPGNGAIKHITADGKLVGLQSWEINIRIIAGVVAGNWYLWGAGIATGIALYTLITKKWNELIDGGLALSFAGFILMFYLLMSVAPPFPHEIYWIPLTSAFYLLGVAGMAAILRIVSHIVAKAADAKWSRITEIVSLATLVAFNAPFIYTRGQELIWIYEHAWSKPYTVKLLDEWFDQHVPQGGRVVSERIKMPDWYIYAPPLFHRYVADSIFAESVGSYRSRGYEYLIWNSMTSNPTDSLADLDAESNKAYLDDVKEVLRLTGENVAGMDIVVYQLPPLQEHPLYFWFGDRISFRGFDLNRETLKPGDELQLTLYWMSVMQTPANYIVFVHVLAADGKTLLVGQDGPPDNGNRPTWSWRGDMDFVTDQHALAIPPDAPAGFYSLKVGLYDADTQQRLQISEPTLQPVGDTVTLAEIRIQKQAP